A single Pedobacter sp. PACM 27299 DNA region contains:
- a CDS encoding EamA family transporter yields MTAPTKSASPIMVYLAFAIVYIVWGSTYFFIQKALAGFPPFILGSFRFLVAGGLLISWCLIKGEQIFNKRNIRIAAIGGILMLGLGNGIVIWVEQFIPSGLVAIMVASAAIWFVILDKPKWKENLTSKSTLAGVIIGFIGVILLFGEQMIHSFNTQQSTKEVIGMGLLVLGPIGWAGGSLYAKYKTDPNSSVTVNTAWQMIAAGLLFIPGSIFSSEYQTFKWSQVSLDAWLSIIYLIIFGSIAAFSAYVWLLKVRSATQVSTYAYVNPVVAILLSLTFTNEKITFIQIIGLFVILGSVLLINLVKYRNNAKELVKKDNLLIQKA; encoded by the coding sequence ATGACAGCTCCAACTAAATCTGCTTCCCCAATAATGGTATATCTGGCTTTTGCCATTGTTTATATCGTTTGGGGCTCCACTTACTTTTTCATTCAAAAAGCCCTTGCTGGTTTTCCTCCATTCATTTTAGGCTCCTTCCGATTTCTGGTTGCGGGAGGATTGCTCATTTCCTGGTGTCTGATTAAGGGGGAACAGATCTTTAATAAGAGAAACATCAGGATTGCAGCCATTGGCGGCATATTGATGCTGGGTTTAGGAAATGGAATTGTCATTTGGGTGGAGCAATTTATTCCGAGCGGTCTCGTTGCTATTATGGTGGCATCTGCGGCAATTTGGTTTGTGATTCTGGATAAACCCAAATGGAAAGAGAATTTAACCAGTAAATCTACGCTGGCCGGTGTGATCATTGGTTTTATTGGCGTGATCTTATTGTTTGGTGAACAAATGATCCACTCTTTTAATACACAGCAGAGTACAAAAGAGGTCATTGGAATGGGATTGTTAGTGCTTGGCCCTATTGGTTGGGCTGGAGGATCACTTTATGCGAAATATAAAACCGATCCGAACAGTTCAGTAACCGTAAATACGGCATGGCAGATGATTGCTGCAGGACTACTCTTTATCCCTGGCAGTATTTTTAGCTCAGAATATCAGACTTTTAAATGGTCACAGGTTTCTTTGGATGCCTGGCTTTCCATTATCTATCTGATTATTTTTGGCTCTATCGCCGCCTTTAGTGCTTATGTATGGTTATTAAAAGTAAGGTCTGCTACACAGGTAAGTACCTACGCTTATGTGAATCCAGTAGTGGCGATTCTATTAAGCCTGACCTTTACTAATGAGAAAATTACTTTTATACAGATTATTGGTCTATTTGTAATCCTAGGAAGTGTGTTGCTGATTAACCTTGTTAAGTATAGAAACAACGCTAAAGAACTGGTTAAGAAAGACAACTTACTGATTCAGAAAGCATAA